The genomic window ACGCTGTTCCCCGCCGCCCCCCAGAGGACGATCCCGCTCCCCCCGTTGCCCAGCGCGCCAAGGCCGCCCGCCGCCGTCCCGACCAGGTTCCCTTGGACGACGTTGGCGGAGGACGTCGACGCGACGACGGCGATCGTCACGCCGTTGCCGAGGTTCCCCGAGATCAGGTTCCCGTCGCGGGCCGCGGTGCCGCCGATGGTATTCGCGGAGGCGTCCTCCAGGAGGATGCCCACCCGATTCGGCCGCGCCGACTGTCCCGTCTCGTCCGTCCCCAGGTAGTTGCCCTGGATCACGTTGCCGTCGGAACGCTGGACGCGAATCCCGGCGCCCGAGAAGCCGCCGATCGCCAAACCTCGGATGATGCTCCCGCCGGCCTCCAGCACCAGCCCATCGCCCTGGGCGCCCGGGGCGGAGCCGTCGATCCGGATGAGGGGCTGCCCTGCATATCCCGGCTGGGTCGTCCCGTCGATCGTGACCGATCGGGTGATCGACGGCAGCGGGCTGGTCGGCGAGATCCGCTGGACCCCGTCCCCCGGCAGGTCGAACCGGATCGTGTCCCCGCCGCCTCCGGCGTCCGCCTGGAGGATCGCCCACCGCAACGAGCCGGCGTCCAGGTCGTCGGCCACCCGCTGGACGACGAACGTCGCCAGCAGGAGCCGAGACTCCATGCGTTCAACGGCAACCCGCGCCCGCCTCATCCTCGGGGGGCCGAGCCGAAATTCAGGTCCGCTCGTCTTGCGGGACATTCGATGCCGCTCTGGTGGTGTCAGTCCGCCCGATCGCGAGCTACGGTCATTAAACCGGCATGCATCATCCGCGGTATCGCGGCAATCAATCCGAAATTTATCATACTCGACGTCGATGCAACGAGTCGAGGACGATCCCGCGCTGTCAAAGCCCCACCATGACAGCCACGGATACTACGTTTCAGGTACGCAATTCTCGGATCGACCTTTCGGAATTCCAATGCAATCACACATGAAGAGTGCGTGACGAACGGCTCCTCGATCGCCGTGAGAGAGGCGGCATGGCGGCGGGCGGTTCAGGAGAGGGGCGAGGATGCCGGTGCCGGCAGGTGGTAGAGCATCACGTAGATGACGACGCCGGTGACGGAGACGTACATCCAGATCGGGAATGTGACCGCCGCGGCGCGTGCGTGGGCGGCGAAGAGGCCGCGGAGGGCCCGGTTGAGGCTGACCAGCACCAGGGGGACGACGCCGAATGTGGCCAGGAGGGTGTGGGAGAGCAGGATGCTGAGGTAAAGCCAGCGCATCGCGCCGGCGCCACGGAACGCGACGCTGCCGGCCTGGTAGTGGTAGGTGAGGTAGCAGCCCAGGAAGATGGCCGAGGTCACGACGGCCGCCACCATGCAGAAGACGTGGCCGCGGACCGCCGGGACATGCAGGATCGGGGACGCGGGGGAGGGGGCCGAGTCGGGCCCGGAATCCCGGCCGGTCCCCGCCACGTCCCGGAGGCGGCGACGGCGGATGAGGCTCCACCCGGTCAGCAGGAGGAGGGCGCAGAGCCCGTTGAGGCTGGCGTTGACCGCGGGCAGCGCGCGGAGCCAGGCCGGCGCCGCCCGCCGCTTCGCCTGGGAGACGACCGCTTCCACCGCGGTGGGGTCGTTGGAATCGAACAGGCCGACGATCCGGCCGCGGTCCACGAGCGCCAGTCGGCTGCTGTGGGCGATCATCTCGACCTTCCCGTCGGCCGTCGGGACGGGGTTCGGATCCACCATCACGCTCAGCTTGAAGCGGGATTGGATCAGGTCATAGATCCGATCCCTGTCCCCCGTAAGGAACCACCAGCGACGGGGGTCGGCGTCGAACCGCTTCGCATACTCGTCCAGGACGGCGGGCGTGTCGTACTCCGGGTCGACGGACAGGCTGACGAGCAGGACGTCCGTCCCGGCCAGCTTGTCCTGGATGCCCTTCATGATCGAGCTGATCTTCGGGCACTGCAGCGGGCATCGGGTGAAGATGAACGAGACGATCCCCACCCGGTTCGCCAGGTCCGCGTCGGTGACCTCCCGCCCGGACCGCTCCAGGAGGCGGAACGGGCCGACACTCTCGGTCGATTCTCCCAGGTCCTCGGCCGCGCGCCGGGAAGGCGGGGCGAGGCCGGTGGCGGCCAGCACGATGGCGGCGGAGCCGAGAAAGGTCCCCAGGACGATCAGGATTCCGCGGCGGTAGAAGCGGGAGAGTTCCATGAATCCAGGATATCAGGTAGGACCGGACGATTTAACCGCGAGAGGTCTCGGCCGGGACATTCGCCCCCAGCAGGATCGGCTGCGCCTCCCCGGCGCCGGGCCGCGGGGCGGAGATGCTCATGGCCTCTTCCTCGTCCAACGGGTCCTCCGAGGACGACCTGAGCCCGATGTCCGGGCCCAGCGCGAGCGTGAGGAAGACGGCCAGGACGCAGGCCGGGATGATCATCAGGTAGACCCACTTCTTCTCGAACTTCAGGTGCATGAAGAACCAGCCGACCAGCCCCGCCTTGACGAGCGCCATGGACAGCAGCCCGAGCAGCAGCAGGGCGAAGTGGTCCTTCACCAGCATCGCGTAGAAGTACTCGAGGAGCGTCAACCCCGCGAGCGCCGCCCAGACCTTCATGTAGGGCGCGTGGGACTCGACCTGGAGCTCCTCGGCCATCTCGGGAGTCAGGCTCTGGGGATCGGCCATGATTCGGCTCCTTCGGGCTCGAGGGTCAGACGAGGTAGACGATCGTGAAGAGGATGATCCAGACGAGGTCGACGAAGTGCCAGTAGAGCCCGGCGTACTCGATCGTGTGGTAGTTCGTCGGGCCGTACGCACCCATGAGAGATCGGAGGAAGACGAGGATCAGGGTGATGACGCCGCCGGTCACGTGGAGGCCGTGGAACCCCGTCATCGTGAAGAAGCAGGAGGCGAACAGGCTCACCCACGGGCGGAAATGGCCCGTGGGGCTGATGCCCGGCGGGTAGTGCCGGCCGATCATGAGTTCGTAATACTCATAGACCTGGACGCCCAGGAAGAAGCTCCCGAAGGCGATCGTCAGCCCGAGGTAGGCCAGGCTCTTCCCCTTCTTGCCCTGCTGGATCGCCGAGAGCGAGAGGACCATCGTCACGGACGAGCAGATCAGGACGAATGTGTTGAACGCGGTGAGGTTGATGCTGAGGGGATTCGTCAGGTCGTCGTAGGGCTTGGGCCAGTCGTGCGTGACGACACCCTCGACGGCCGCCGCCGCGCCCAGGTTGGCGAGGCCGGCGGCGAGCGAATCGGCCTTCTCCTTCGTCAGGTGGTTCACGACCATCGGCTCGCCCGCCGCGGCCTCGGTGACGATCTCATGGGCCTCTTCCGCGTTCACCTCGGGATTCGCGGAGCGGACGAGCTGGGCGGCGGCCTCGGGGTCGGACGCCCGAGACCGGAGGACGACCCCGTAGGTGCCGTCGATCTCCTTGAAGCTCGTGGTGGGGGCGTACAGGTTCGTGTACGAGGTCCTCGGGCTGCCGGCCCGGAGGACGATGTAAGAGCCGATCAGGCCCGTGAAGAACATGACCTCGGTGGCGAGGAAGAGCCACATGGCCACCTTGCCCGGCGTCACCGGGGCCTGGTGGTCGTGGTGATGGGCGACGGCCGGGGCCGGCCCGTGGGCCGGGCTCGGGGTCGCGGGCGGCGTCGCGGTCGCGTCGGCCATCGTGGTCTCCCTCGGGTCGAAGGCGTCGGGCGGCCGGGGACGTGCGGGTCCTCAGGCCGGGGGGTTCAGCACCAGCAGGAGCAGCACCAGGGGCAAGTACAGGAACGACATCCGCAGCAATCGCCGGGCCCCCGCGTCCGAGACGCCGGCCCAGAACCGGACGGCCGCGGCGAGGTACGCCAGGCTCAGGAGCAGCGCCCCCGTGAAGTACACGTGGCCGGCCAGCCCGATCATCGTCGGCAGCAGGCTCGCCGGGACGAGCGAGAGGGCGTAGAGCGTCGCCTGCCGGGCGGTGATCGAGCCGTCCGGGTCCACGTTCGGCAGCATCCGCATCCCGCCGCGGGCGTAGTCCTCGCGGTAGAGCCAGGCGATCGCCAGGAAGTGCGGGAACTGCCATAAGAAGACGATCAGGAAGAGCGCGAACGCCTCCATGCCGATCGTCCCGGTGGAGGCCGCCCAGCCGATGACCGGGGGCAGGGCCCCCGGGATGGCGCCGATGGCCGTGTTGAGGGTCGTCCGCGGCTTCAGGGGGGTGTAGACGAGCACGTACATCGCCAGCGTCGTGCCGGCGACGGCCGCCGCGGGCACGTTCGCCCCGGCCAGGAGCAGGGCCATCCCGGCGCAGCCGAGGACGGCGCCGAGGATCGAGGCCTCGCGCGGGGAGACCCTCTTCCGCGGCAGGGCCCGGTTGGCCGTCCGCCGCATCCGGGCGTCGCGGGCCCGCTCCATCCACTGGTTGAGGCAGCTCGCGCTGGCGGCGACCAGGCCGGTCCCGACCAGCGTGGACAGGAGCGTGGCGGGGTGCGGGCCGCCGCGGGCGCCGAGCACGTAGCCGACGACGACCGTGATCAGGACCATGAACACGATGCGAGGCTTGGTGAGCGAGGCGTAGTCGCGGGCCCGCCCGGAGATCGCGGCGAGCGCGGATTCGTGGGCGGGCGGTGCGATGTCGGACTGGCTGATGGTCGCCGCCGGTTTCAAGCGAGGGCCTCCAAATTGGCCGCGGGCTTCGTACCGGCGGTCGTGGGGTGGGGGATCCGGGCCTCCGGGGCCACCGCCGCACCTTCCAGGTGGCGGGTCGCGCGGAGGGCCAGGACGACGGTCGCCGCGAGCAGGAGGGCCGCATTCGTCTGGTGGCCGGTGCGGATGAGGGCTTCGTAGAAGGTGACCGGCCGGGGCACGCCGCCGAAGGGGAGCAGGTAGATGAGCGCCGCGATGCCGAGGGCCACCTGCATCCAGACCGCCAGGACCAGCCCTCGGGCCGGCCAGGCGAGCTCGGGGAGGTCCGCCTTGGCCCGGTAGGCGACGACGCCGATCCAGGTCGCATGCCCCAGCACCGCCAGCGCGATCAGGCCGTGGACGGCCAGGGACTCGATCGTCCCGAAGTGCCGCAGCCAGGCGCCCGCGGCGATCTGGGCGGACACCAGGGCCAGCATCGCCCGGGACCGCGGCCTCAGCCGCCATCGGTCGACGACCGGCGGGCGGCCCTCCAGCCAGTCGCGGCCCGTCACCACGGCGAGGGCGACCATCAGGCCGAAGAAGGCCTGCCCCGTGCATCCGTGGACGGCGGCCAGCAGCGTGGACACCTGCGTGACCCGGGTGCCGCCGAGGATGCCCTGGGTGACGACCAGCACCAGGGCCAGGGCGCCCAGGCCCTTGACCCATCCCCGACGCTCGAACAGGAACAGCCAGGCCATCAGGCCGATGGTCGCCATCCCCACGGCGGCCCCGTAGAGCCGGTGGGTGTGCTCCAGCTTGACGCCGAAGGGGGCGTTGAAGAAGTCGTACAGGAACATGTTCATGCCGAACGTCGTCGGCCAGTCGGGGACCGCCAGGCCGACGCGGTAGGTGGTGACGGAGCCGCCCACGAACAGCAGGGGCAGGGTGAACAGGGCGGCGAGTGCCGCCAGGTAGTGGGGGCTCCGTCGGTAGGCGGGGGCTTCAATCGGGCGGGGGTCGATCGGTTTCTCGCGGTTCATCTCGGGGTCGCGGGCAGGGGGGCCGCGTCCGGGGGACGCGGCGGACGAATCGGGGTCAGGCCATCACGGGGTCGAGCACGATGCCGGGCGGCAGGGGCTCGGTCTGGGGCAGGAAGTCCTGCTCCACCCCGGGCACGCTGTACTCGTAGGGCGGATGGTAGACGGTCGGGATCCGGGCGAAGTTGTAATGGGGCGGGGGGGAGGAGGTGCCCCACTCCAGGGTGTTCGCGTGCCAGGGGTTCACCGGGGCCTTCGGGCCCAGGAACAGGCTCGCGAGGAAATTATACGCGAAGATGAGCTGGGAAAGCCCCAGCAGGAAGGCGTTGATCGTCATGAACTGGTTCATGCCGATCACGCCGGCGCGGTTCAGGTACTCGTAGACGAGCGGGTCGGCGATCCGGCGGGGATGGCCGTGCATCCCGATGATGTGCATCAGGAAGAAGGTGCCGTTGAAGAAGACGAAGGTGAGGAAGAAGTGGATCAGCCCCAGCCGCTCGCTCATCATCCGGCCGAACATCTTGGGGTACCAGTAATAGATCGCCGCGAAGATGCCGAAGGTGCTGCCGCCGAAGAGCACATAGTGGATGTGGCCGACGATGAAGTAGGTGTCGTGGATGAGGATGTCCACCGGGGTGGCGGCCATGAAGATGCCGGAGAGGCCGCCGATGATGAACATCGCCACGAAGGCCATCGCGTTGAGCATGGCGGACGTGTACTGGATCCGGCCGCCCCACATCGTCCCCAGCCAGTTGAAGACCTTGATGGCCGAGGGGAGCGCGATCATCATCGTCGAGAGCATGAACGTCGCCCCCAGGGCGGGGTTCATGCCCGACTGGAACATGTGGTGCCCCCAGACGATGAATCCGAGCCCGGCGATCCCGGCGATGGCGATCACCATCGGCTTGTAGCCGAACAGCGGCTTCCGCGAGAAGGTCGCGATCACGTCGGAGACCATGCCCATGGCCGGCAGGATCATGATGTAGACCGCCGGGTGGGAGTAGAACCAGAAGAGGTGCTGCCAAAGCAGGGGGCCGCCGCCGCCGACCACCGGCGGCGAGTTCGCCACCTGCCAGCCCACCGGGCTGAAGAAGTTCGTCCCCGCCGTCCGGTCGAGGAGCTGCATGATCAGGGCCGAGGTCAGCACGGGCAGGGCGAACGCCTGGAGGATGGCGGTGATGAACATCGCCCAGACCGTCATCGGCATCCGGAACATCCGCATCCCGGGTGCGCGGAGCATGACGATCGTCGTGATGTAATTGATCGACCCCATCAGCGAGGAGACGCCGGCGAACAGCAGGGCCATCAGCCAGAAGGTCTGCCCGTTGAGGGAGCCGGGCGTGGCCCACTTGGCGATCGACAGGATCGGGTAGCCCGTCCAGCCTGCCTCCGACGAGCCGCCCTCGACGAAGAACGAGTAGGTGATCAGGACGAACGCCGGCCACATGAACCAGTACGAGAACATGTTCAGCTTCGGGAATGCCATGTCCCGGGCGCCGATCATGAGGGGGATCAGGAAGTTGCCGAAGGCGCCGGTCAGCAGCGGGATGATCACGAAGAAGATCATGATCGTCGCGTGCATGGTGAACAGCTTGTTGTAGAACTCCGGCGGCATCTGGTAGCCGAGGCTGGGCGACGACCAGAGGGCGGAGCCCAGGATCGGCAGCGGCTTCCACGGCCAGGCGAGCTGCCAGCGGATGGCCATGGCCAGCAGGCCGCCCAGGACGAAGAAGATCAGCCCCGAGAACAGGAACTGGATCCCGATGATCTTGTGGTCCTGGGAGAAGACGTACTTCGTCAGGAAGTGGGACGGCGCCGGGTGGATGTGGTCGTGGCCGTGGCCGTGCTCGCGGGCGTGCCCGCGGCCCGGGTCGGTCGCCTGGGGCGCCGGGCCGCCGGGGTCGGAGCCGATCGATTCGGTGCTCATCCGCTCATCTCCCCTGGTTGTCCGTGGCCATCGAGAGCTGGGACCGGTTCTGCTCCGCGAGGAGGTCCGCCTGCCACTTGGCGAACTCCTCGTCGCTGGCGTGCACCGTCACGTTGCCGCGCATCTTGTAGTGCCCCCAGCCGCAGAGCTCGGCGCAGACGAGCTCGAAATGGCCCGCGGTGTCGGAGTCGAACCAGACCGGGATGATCATCCCGGGCACGGCGTCCTGCTTGATCCGCATGTGGGGGAGGAAGAACGAGTGGATCACGTCCGACGACCGGAGGTTGATCAGCGTCATCCGGTCCTTCACGAAGTGGAAGTCGTTGACGGTGTAGAGGTCGTCGGGCGTGTAGAGCTTGCGGTCGGGGCCGGGGTAGCGGAAGATCCACTGGAACTGCCGGGCGGTGACCTCCGCGGTCGGCTGGACCTTGGGCGCGGCGCTCCGGAACTTGATGTTAGCCCAGGTGCCCATCTGGTAGAGGGCGATGAACACGAGGATGGCCGCGGGGATGATCGTCCAGATCACCTCCAGGCGCTGGCTGCCGTGGAAGTACCGCGCCTGGCGGACGGGCCGGCCCGCGTCGTCGACCCGGTCGGCGAAGCGGTAGGCCTCCCAGACGAGGACCACCTGGGTGCCGATGAAGACGACCCCGGTGATCACCAGGATGATCACGAACAGGCTGTCGATCTCGCGGCCGAACGAGGAGACGCTGTGGTGCATGTCGCCCGACGGGTTGGGCAGCCACCAGTCGCCGGAGAGCGGGGCGT from Aquisphaera giovannonii includes these protein-coding regions:
- a CDS encoding DUF420 domain-containing protein; protein product: MELSRFYRRGILIVLGTFLGSAAIVLAATGLAPPSRRAAEDLGESTESVGPFRLLERSGREVTDADLANRVGIVSFIFTRCPLQCPKISSIMKGIQDKLAGTDVLLVSLSVDPEYDTPAVLDEYAKRFDADPRRWWFLTGDRDRIYDLIQSRFKLSVMVDPNPVPTADGKVEMIAHSSRLALVDRGRIVGLFDSNDPTAVEAVVSQAKRRAAPAWLRALPAVNASLNGLCALLLLTGWSLIRRRRLRDVAGTGRDSGPDSAPSPASPILHVPAVRGHVFCMVAAVVTSAIFLGCYLTYHYQAGSVAFRGAGAMRWLYLSILLSHTLLATFGVVPLVLVSLNRALRGLFAAHARAAAVTFPIWMYVSVTGVVIYVMLYHLPAPASSPLS
- a CDS encoding cytochrome C oxidase subunit IV family protein — its product is MADPQSLTPEMAEELQVESHAPYMKVWAALAGLTLLEYFYAMLVKDHFALLLLGLLSMALVKAGLVGWFFMHLKFEKKWVYLMIIPACVLAVFLTLALGPDIGLRSSSEDPLDEEEAMSISAPRPGAGEAQPILLGANVPAETSRG
- a CDS encoding cytochrome c oxidase subunit 3; the protein is MADATATPPATPSPAHGPAPAVAHHHDHQAPVTPGKVAMWLFLATEVMFFTGLIGSYIVLRAGSPRTSYTNLYAPTTSFKEIDGTYGVVLRSRASDPEAAAQLVRSANPEVNAEEAHEIVTEAAAGEPMVVNHLTKEKADSLAAGLANLGAAAAVEGVVTHDWPKPYDDLTNPLSINLTAFNTFVLICSSVTMVLSLSAIQQGKKGKSLAYLGLTIAFGSFFLGVQVYEYYELMIGRHYPPGISPTGHFRPWVSLFASCFFTMTGFHGLHVTGGVITLILVFLRSLMGAYGPTNYHTIEYAGLYWHFVDLVWIILFTIVYLV
- the cyoE gene encoding heme o synthase, encoding MKPAATISQSDIAPPAHESALAAISGRARDYASLTKPRIVFMVLITVVVGYVLGARGGPHPATLLSTLVGTGLVAASASCLNQWMERARDARMRRTANRALPRKRVSPREASILGAVLGCAGMALLLAGANVPAAAVAGTTLAMYVLVYTPLKPRTTLNTAIGAIPGALPPVIGWAASTGTIGMEAFALFLIVFLWQFPHFLAIAWLYREDYARGGMRMLPNVDPDGSITARQATLYALSLVPASLLPTMIGLAGHVYFTGALLLSLAYLAAAVRFWAGVSDAGARRLLRMSFLYLPLVLLLLVLNPPA
- a CDS encoding COX15/CtaA family protein; the encoded protein is MNREKPIDPRPIEAPAYRRSPHYLAALAALFTLPLLFVGGSVTTYRVGLAVPDWPTTFGMNMFLYDFFNAPFGVKLEHTHRLYGAAVGMATIGLMAWLFLFERRGWVKGLGALALVLVVTQGILGGTRVTQVSTLLAAVHGCTGQAFFGLMVALAVVTGRDWLEGRPPVVDRWRLRPRSRAMLALVSAQIAAGAWLRHFGTIESLAVHGLIALAVLGHATWIGVVAYRAKADLPELAWPARGLVLAVWMQVALGIAALIYLLPFGGVPRPVTFYEALIRTGHQTNAALLLAATVVLALRATRHLEGAAVAPEARIPHPTTAGTKPAANLEALA
- a CDS encoding cytochrome c oxidase subunit I, whose amino-acid sequence is MSTESIGSDPGGPAPQATDPGRGHAREHGHGHDHIHPAPSHFLTKYVFSQDHKIIGIQFLFSGLIFFVLGGLLAMAIRWQLAWPWKPLPILGSALWSSPSLGYQMPPEFYNKLFTMHATIMIFFVIIPLLTGAFGNFLIPLMIGARDMAFPKLNMFSYWFMWPAFVLITYSFFVEGGSSEAGWTGYPILSIAKWATPGSLNGQTFWLMALLFAGVSSLMGSINYITTIVMLRAPGMRMFRMPMTVWAMFITAILQAFALPVLTSALIMQLLDRTAGTNFFSPVGWQVANSPPVVGGGGPLLWQHLFWFYSHPAVYIMILPAMGMVSDVIATFSRKPLFGYKPMVIAIAGIAGLGFIVWGHHMFQSGMNPALGATFMLSTMMIALPSAIKVFNWLGTMWGGRIQYTSAMLNAMAFVAMFIIGGLSGIFMAATPVDILIHDTYFIVGHIHYVLFGGSTFGIFAAIYYWYPKMFGRMMSERLGLIHFFLTFVFFNGTFFLMHIIGMHGHPRRIADPLVYEYLNRAGVIGMNQFMTINAFLLGLSQLIFAYNFLASLFLGPKAPVNPWHANTLEWGTSSPPPHYNFARIPTVYHPPYEYSVPGVEQDFLPQTEPLPPGIVLDPVMA
- a CDS encoding cytochrome c oxidase subunit II — translated: MRYWSVVFALAAIFSVGAFVYAPLSGDWWLPNPSGDMHHSVSSFGREIDSLFVIILVITGVVFIGTQVVLVWEAYRFADRVDDAGRPVRQARYFHGSQRLEVIWTIIPAAILVFIALYQMGTWANIKFRSAAPKVQPTAEVTARQFQWIFRYPGPDRKLYTPDDLYTVNDFHFVKDRMTLINLRSSDVIHSFFLPHMRIKQDAVPGMIIPVWFDSDTAGHFELVCAELCGWGHYKMRGNVTVHASDEEFAKWQADLLAEQNRSQLSMATDNQGR